A window of the Ammoniphilus oxalaticus genome harbors these coding sequences:
- a CDS encoding RelA/SpoT family protein, producing MSVDTVAIEHVAEQAIAKSKRYLPKKDVDMLMSAFELARDAHAGQVRKSGAPYIVHPIAVAEILIDMQMDAVTVAAGFMHDVVEDTSVTLDEIKQIFGEDTANLIDGVTKLGRIKYKSKEEQQAENHRKMFLAMAQDVRVILIKLADRLHNMRTLKHLPEEKQRRIANETMEIFAPLANRLGIASIKWELEDIALRYINPQQYYRIVNLMQKKRTEREKYIEQVMEEIRHRLKEMRIDADISGRPKHLYSIYRKMITQSKEFNEIYDLLAVRVIVEDIRDCYATLGIIHTLWKPMPGRFKDYIAMPKANMYQSLHTTVIGPNGEPLEVQIRTYEMHRTAEYGIAAHWVYKEGKGASKDSVESKLTWFREILEWQDDAKDAQEFMESLKMDLFTDVVFVFTPKGDVIELPKGSVPLDFAYRIHSEVGNRCIGAKVNNKIVTLDHSLKTGDIVEVLTSKHSYGPSRDWLKIAQSSQAKNKIKAWFKKEKRDENVLKGRELVENELKKQGFEPKEALSSENLAEATNKFNFNNEEDMYAAIGYGGLTAAQLVTRVTEKIRKNREEKSVPEFKQQDFHRRKRPDQGISVKGVNNLLVRFSRCCTPIPGDAIVGFITRGRGVSIHRSDCSNIQNEVEQDRFIPVEWEEEFTQEYNVDIEITGHDRSGLLNEVLSEVSDSKTNIIAVEGKADKNKVARIHMTIAIVNNNHLQRVVERVKRIKDVYSVRRVLNI from the coding sequence ATGAGCGTGGATACTGTTGCAATTGAACACGTTGCTGAACAAGCGATTGCCAAATCAAAAAGGTATCTTCCTAAGAAAGATGTAGATATGCTAATGAGCGCCTTTGAACTTGCGCGGGATGCCCACGCAGGGCAAGTACGCAAATCAGGCGCGCCTTATATTGTCCATCCGATTGCCGTTGCGGAAATTTTGATTGACATGCAAATGGATGCGGTTACTGTCGCTGCCGGTTTCATGCATGATGTTGTTGAAGATACATCTGTTACTCTTGATGAAATTAAACAAATATTTGGAGAAGATACAGCTAACCTTATTGATGGGGTTACAAAATTGGGTCGGATTAAGTACAAATCAAAAGAAGAACAGCAAGCTGAGAATCATCGTAAAATGTTTTTGGCGATGGCTCAGGATGTGCGCGTCATTCTTATCAAGCTAGCGGACCGTCTACACAACATGAGGACGTTAAAACATCTTCCTGAAGAAAAACAAAGAAGGATTGCCAATGAAACGATGGAGATCTTTGCTCCTTTGGCGAATCGGCTGGGGATTGCTTCAATTAAGTGGGAACTGGAAGATATCGCGTTACGCTACATCAATCCTCAACAATACTATCGCATTGTCAATTTGATGCAAAAGAAACGAACGGAACGTGAAAAATATATCGAGCAAGTGATGGAGGAGATCCGTCACCGATTAAAGGAAATGCGTATTGATGCGGATATTTCAGGTCGGCCTAAGCATCTTTATAGCATTTACCGCAAGATGATCACGCAAAGTAAAGAGTTTAACGAAATTTATGATTTACTTGCTGTCCGCGTCATTGTCGAGGATATACGTGACTGTTACGCAACGCTTGGCATCATTCATACACTTTGGAAGCCAATGCCTGGCCGATTTAAGGATTACATTGCGATGCCAAAGGCGAACATGTATCAATCGTTGCATACGACCGTGATTGGACCGAACGGGGAGCCTCTTGAGGTGCAAATCCGCACGTATGAAATGCATCGCACCGCGGAATATGGGATTGCCGCGCACTGGGTGTACAAAGAAGGAAAAGGGGCAAGTAAAGACTCAGTTGAAAGTAAGCTAACTTGGTTTAGAGAAATTTTAGAATGGCAAGACGATGCAAAAGATGCTCAAGAGTTTATGGAATCGCTAAAAATGGATTTATTTACGGATGTTGTATTCGTATTTACTCCAAAAGGCGATGTCATCGAACTGCCAAAAGGTTCTGTGCCGCTTGATTTTGCTTACCGAATTCACTCTGAGGTCGGAAATCGGTGTATTGGAGCGAAAGTAAACAATAAAATTGTTACGTTAGATCATTCGCTAAAGACGGGCGATATTGTTGAGGTGCTCACATCTAAACATAGCTATGGCCCAAGTAGGGATTGGTTGAAAATAGCCCAGTCGTCACAGGCAAAGAATAAGATTAAGGCGTGGTTTAAAAAGGAAAAGCGAGACGAAAATGTTTTAAAGGGCAGAGAACTTGTTGAAAATGAACTGAAAAAACAAGGTTTTGAACCGAAAGAGGCTTTGAGTTCGGAAAACCTTGCCGAAGCGACGAACAAATTTAATTTTAATAATGAAGAAGATATGTATGCGGCGATCGGGTATGGTGGTTTAACAGCGGCCCAACTTGTGACGCGCGTAACGGAGAAAATCAGAAAAAACCGCGAGGAAAAATCGGTTCCTGAGTTCAAACAACAAGATTTTCATCGGCGGAAAAGACCAGATCAAGGTATTTCTGTCAAGGGCGTCAACAATTTATTGGTTCGCTTCTCTCGGTGCTGCACACCGATTCCAGGTGATGCGATCGTTGGCTTTATTACGCGAGGACGAGGGGTATCAATTCACCGTTCCGACTGCTCGAATATTCAAAATGAGGTCGAGCAAGATCGGTTTATTCCGGTTGAATGGGAAGAAGAATTCACCCAGGAATACAATGTCGATATTGAAATCACAGGGCATGATCGCAGCGGTCTTTTAAATGAAGTATTGAGCGAAGTGTCAGACAGTAAAACAAATATCATTGCTGTCGAGGGGAAAGCGGACAAAAATAAAGTGGCTAGAATTCATATGACAATTGCGATTGTAAATAACAATCATCTGCAAAGAGTTGTTGAACGGGTTAAACGGATTAAAGATGTGTATTCTGTAAGAAGGGTATTAAACATCTAA
- the dtd gene encoding D-aminoacyl-tRNA deacylase — protein MRVVAQRSKASTVTIEGRVNGKIEFGLVLLVGITESDTEQDARYLAEKIANLRIFEDESGKMNHSVKDVNGSVLSISQFTLYGDTRKGRRPNFMAAARPEQAEPLYNLFNEALREQGVEVQTGVFGAMMEVNLINDGPVTLIVES, from the coding sequence ATGCGAGTAGTTGCGCAACGTTCTAAAGCATCTACAGTAACGATCGAAGGAAGAGTGAACGGTAAAATTGAATTTGGACTTGTATTATTAGTTGGAATAACGGAAAGCGACACGGAACAAGACGCTCGATATTTGGCCGAGAAAATTGCAAACCTACGAATTTTTGAAGATGAAAGCGGAAAGATGAATCATTCTGTCAAAGATGTAAATGGGAGCGTTTTATCCATTTCACAATTCACTTTATATGGTGATACACGTAAAGGAAGACGCCCTAATTTTATGGCGGCTGCCCGTCCAGAACAAGCTGAACCCTTGTATAATTTATTTAACGAGGCGCTGCGTGAGCAGGGGGTTGAGGTGCAAACAGGTGTTTTTGGAGCCATGATGGAAGTCAATTTGATCAATGATGGTCCGGTCACGCTCATAGTAGAAAGTTAA
- a CDS encoding SH3 domain-containing protein: MLRRSLSYGLALSLMFNGVSWSIASPTLAAKGQGTVKIAVSKLNVRTKPGLSHPVITQVKQEQRYTVEAIKDEWIQIKLDNGEKGWIADWLVEVEPTSFKTLKDLRTPLIDGLQVRTGPSADFRSIATINRGEKFTQVESNGDWTKIELPSGQTGWIANWLSNSATADDKDEDEIRAVAIATNPLLNIRAKPSSSSEIIGQLTQNESAEILARQGDWTQIQRDNLVGWVADWLLEEVDSAAQPENKDHAPFVKTLKSGTHIRSGPEEKHEIIHIASQAEVIPALAKEGDWFKVRLENGQTGYVAGWIVSAHGLPPVERKETNQSRHGTLQGKVILIDPGHGGSDAGAVGPHLGTLEKEINLKVSRLLGQKLEAAGATVRFTRSDDRKVSLEDRVYLANVQNIDAFISIHHNTIENEQINGIITYFYGNDKNRKLAHAIQSETVNSTGLTDLEARFGNFLILRENTRLAVLCELGFLTNFEEEVTVNTDTFQQQAAAGIVNGLLQYFANEEK, translated from the coding sequence ATGTTACGTCGATCCCTATCATATGGACTTGCTCTTTCGTTAATGTTCAATGGAGTAAGTTGGTCAATAGCTTCACCAACATTAGCGGCTAAGGGACAAGGAACGGTTAAAATCGCGGTAAGTAAGTTGAACGTTCGGACGAAGCCTGGACTCAGCCACCCCGTGATAACACAGGTTAAACAAGAACAGCGATACACTGTTGAAGCTATTAAAGACGAATGGATTCAAATCAAATTAGATAATGGGGAAAAAGGTTGGATTGCCGATTGGCTTGTTGAAGTTGAACCAACCTCATTTAAGACGTTAAAGGACTTGAGGACCCCTCTTATCGATGGATTACAAGTTCGGACAGGCCCTAGCGCGGACTTCCGGTCAATCGCCACAATCAATCGTGGAGAAAAATTCACACAGGTTGAATCTAATGGCGATTGGACGAAAATTGAGCTGCCATCTGGCCAAACAGGATGGATTGCAAATTGGTTAAGCAACTCGGCGACAGCGGATGATAAAGACGAGGATGAGATCCGAGCGGTTGCAATCGCCACGAATCCCTTGTTAAACATCCGCGCTAAACCAAGCTCATCCTCTGAAATTATTGGACAATTAACGCAAAACGAGTCAGCCGAGATTTTAGCTCGTCAAGGGGACTGGACACAAATTCAACGGGATAATCTAGTCGGTTGGGTGGCGGATTGGCTGCTAGAAGAAGTGGACAGCGCAGCGCAGCCCGAAAATAAAGATCACGCCCCTTTCGTAAAAACATTAAAAAGTGGAACCCATATCCGTTCTGGTCCAGAAGAAAAACATGAAATTATCCATATCGCAAGTCAGGCTGAAGTGATTCCTGCCCTCGCCAAAGAAGGTGACTGGTTTAAAGTACGCTTAGAAAATGGTCAAACTGGGTATGTTGCTGGATGGATCGTCTCGGCCCATGGTCTACCCCCAGTCGAACGGAAGGAAACGAATCAGAGTCGTCATGGGACTCTGCAAGGAAAGGTCATTCTCATCGACCCTGGTCACGGTGGTAGTGACGCGGGGGCAGTGGGTCCACACTTAGGCACATTGGAAAAAGAAATCAATTTAAAAGTAAGCCGATTGCTTGGACAAAAATTGGAAGCGGCTGGAGCAACCGTACGGTTTACAAGATCAGACGATCGAAAGGTTTCCTTAGAAGATCGCGTCTACCTGGCCAATGTTCAAAATATCGACGCCTTTATTAGCATTCATCATAATACAATCGAAAACGAACAAATAAATGGAATTATCACTTACTTTTACGGAAATGATAAAAACCGTAAACTAGCGCATGCCATTCAATCAGAAACGGTAAACAGCACCGGTTTAACCGATCTTGAGGCTCGCTTTGGCAACTTCTTGATTCTAAGAGAGAATACGCGCCTTGCTGTGCTTTGTGAGCTTGGTTTCCTGACCAACTTCGAAGAGGAAGTAACGGTAAATACAGATACTTTTCAACAGCAAGCAGCGGCGGGGATCGTCAATGGACTCTTGCAATACTTTGCAAACGAAGAAAAATAA
- a CDS encoding coproporphyrinogen III oxidase: protein MFIRVIGIDRTMERQVAHIVQLFFEDAKVIFTNEQETTLQLEFIEHISEQMIQVKAQLLVVDTDIMTEEFQEASFPSNFNAEEKRKHRRRVIHQTLLLLLEAYTGMRQPWGILTGIRPTKLAHRKRREGLGAEQAQLQLQEEYLLTAEKVELMQQITERQLQAAPDLYRLGEEVSIYIGIPFCPTKCAYCTFPAYSIQGQQGSVDSFLGGLHYEMQQIGEWLKNRGIAITTVYFGGGTPTSISAEEMAALYGRMFDSFPNVNDIREITVEAGRPDTITPEKLAVLNRFEIDRISINPQSYHQETLDAIGRHHTVEETIEKFRLAREMGIDNINMDLIIGLPGEGLDEFQHTLRETEKLMPESLTVHTLSFKRASEMTQNKSKYKVADRDEVVEMMKLAERWTAQQGYVPYYLYRQKNILGNLENVGYAKPGLESLYNIMIMEEVQTIIGLGCGASSKFIHPRTGKITRFANPKEPRAYNLAFEKYTEDKLKLLDEHFESIYSS, encoded by the coding sequence ATGTTTATTCGTGTGATCGGGATTGATCGGACGATGGAGCGGCAAGTCGCCCATATCGTTCAGCTCTTTTTTGAAGATGCAAAAGTCATCTTTACAAATGAACAAGAAACAACACTTCAGTTGGAATTCATCGAACATATAAGCGAGCAGATGATCCAAGTAAAAGCTCAGTTGCTCGTTGTAGACACAGATATAATGACGGAAGAATTTCAAGAAGCGTCTTTTCCGTCCAACTTCAATGCGGAAGAAAAAAGAAAGCATCGTCGACGTGTGATCCATCAGACTTTGTTACTTTTATTAGAAGCCTACACAGGAATGCGACAGCCTTGGGGGATTTTGACAGGAATTCGACCTACAAAATTGGCGCATCGCAAGCGAAGGGAAGGTTTGGGCGCTGAGCAGGCGCAATTACAACTTCAAGAGGAGTATTTACTCACCGCGGAAAAAGTGGAATTGATGCAACAAATCACGGAGCGACAACTACAAGCGGCCCCAGATCTTTATCGGCTTGGCGAAGAGGTCAGTATTTATATTGGAATCCCATTTTGCCCAACGAAATGCGCTTATTGTACGTTCCCCGCTTACTCGATCCAAGGACAGCAGGGTTCTGTTGATTCTTTTTTGGGTGGATTGCATTATGAAATGCAGCAAATTGGGGAATGGTTGAAAAATCGCGGGATTGCGATCACAACGGTTTATTTTGGCGGCGGAACGCCGACAAGCATATCTGCCGAGGAAATGGCGGCGCTTTATGGGCGGATGTTTGATTCATTTCCAAACGTGAATGACATTCGGGAAATTACAGTAGAGGCGGGGCGCCCTGATACGATTACCCCAGAAAAGTTAGCTGTGCTGAATCGGTTTGAAATCGATCGGATCAGTATTAATCCGCAATCATATCATCAAGAAACGCTCGATGCGATCGGTCGGCATCATACAGTTGAAGAAACGATTGAAAAGTTCAGGTTGGCGCGGGAAATGGGCATCGATAATATAAATATGGATTTAATTATCGGATTGCCGGGTGAAGGTTTAGATGAATTCCAGCATACGTTGCGAGAAACGGAAAAATTGATGCCCGAATCGTTGACTGTGCACACCCTTTCTTTTAAACGCGCCTCGGAAATGACGCAAAATAAAAGTAAGTATAAAGTAGCGGACCGCGATGAAGTTGTGGAAATGATGAAGTTAGCGGAACGATGGACCGCCCAACAGGGGTATGTTCCTTATTACTTGTATCGACAGAAAAATATATTGGGCAATTTAGAAAATGTCGGTTACGCCAAACCAGGACTTGAAAGTCTTTACAATATTATGATTATGGAAGAAGTTCAGACAATCATTGGGTTAGGTTGCGGCGCGTCCAGCAAGTTCATTCATCCGCGCACAGGTAAAATTACTCGATTTGCGAATCCGAAGGAGCCGCGGGCATACAACTTAGCGTTTGAAAAATATACAGAAGACAAATTAAAGTTGCTTGACGAGCACTTTGAATCTATATATTCTTCGTAA
- the hisS gene encoding histidine--tRNA ligase, with amino-acid sequence MSIHIPRGTADVLPGEVELWQFIEQKSRDLCQRFNYKEIRTPIFEHTELFQRGVGETTDIVEKEMYTFQDKGGRNITLRPEGTAAVVRSFAEHKLFGDPNQPVKLYYIGPMFRYERPQAGRMRQFTQFGVEALGSYDPSIDAEVIALAMGLYEELGIHDLRLEVNSVGCNTCRPVHRDHLVQHLGERREELCADCQSRFDRNPLRILDCKAEKCKEITKQAPNITEHLCDDCSPNFEQVKEHLTRLGIAYHVNPRMVRGLDYYTQTAFEIMAEGFGAITTICGGGRYNGLVESIGGHDSPGIGFAMSIERVLLTLQSQKIELPVKRELDCYVVAVGEQAEKEAVCILNKLRKHGLRADKDYQGRRMRAQFKAADRNQARVTLIIGDDELEKGIAVVRTMATGEQQEVNLNEVVNFIATNMNTIEEEK; translated from the coding sequence ATGTCGATTCATATTCCACGAGGAACCGCAGATGTATTGCCAGGGGAAGTGGAACTTTGGCAGTTTATTGAACAGAAGTCACGTGATTTATGTCAGCGGTTCAATTATAAGGAAATAAGAACGCCTATTTTTGAACATACTGAACTTTTTCAACGCGGAGTTGGAGAAACAACGGATATTGTTGAGAAAGAAATGTACACGTTTCAAGATAAAGGCGGGAGGAATATTACGTTGCGTCCAGAAGGGACAGCGGCGGTGGTTCGTTCTTTTGCGGAGCACAAACTGTTTGGCGATCCAAATCAGCCAGTAAAGCTGTATTACATTGGACCAATGTTTCGCTATGAGCGTCCCCAGGCGGGGCGTATGAGACAGTTTACGCAATTCGGTGTAGAAGCGCTTGGATCGTATGATCCGTCAATCGACGCGGAAGTGATTGCCTTGGCAATGGGATTATATGAAGAACTTGGGATACACGATTTAAGATTGGAAGTCAACAGTGTCGGTTGCAACACGTGTCGTCCTGTTCACCGAGACCATCTTGTCCAACATCTAGGCGAGAGACGGGAAGAACTGTGCGCAGATTGTCAGTCCCGATTTGATCGAAACCCACTACGGATTTTGGATTGTAAAGCTGAGAAATGCAAAGAGATTACGAAACAAGCGCCAAACATTACGGAACATCTGTGTGATGATTGTTCGCCTAATTTTGAGCAAGTGAAGGAACACTTAACCCGTCTCGGGATCGCATACCATGTCAACCCAAGAATGGTGCGCGGACTTGATTATTATACGCAAACAGCTTTTGAGATTATGGCGGAGGGCTTCGGCGCGATTACAACGATTTGCGGCGGTGGCCGCTACAACGGATTAGTCGAATCAATTGGCGGGCATGATAGTCCGGGAATTGGCTTTGCAATGAGCATTGAACGGGTGCTGCTAACGTTGCAAAGTCAAAAGATCGAGTTGCCAGTGAAACGTGAACTGGATTGTTATGTCGTTGCGGTGGGCGAGCAAGCGGAGAAAGAGGCTGTATGTATATTAAACAAATTGCGTAAGCATGGTCTGCGAGCTGACAAAGATTATCAAGGGCGGCGGATGAGGGCTCAATTCAAAGCGGCGGACCGTAATCAGGCCCGCGTCACATTGATCATTGGCGATGATGAACTTGAAAAAGGAATCGCTGTCGTCAGGACGATGGCGACTGGAGAACAACAAGAAGTAAATTTAAACGAGGTCGTAAACTTTATAGCAACTAATATGAATACGATTGAGGAGGAAAAGTAA
- the aspS gene encoding aspartate--tRNA ligase — translation MAYYRTHQCGKLSKTEIGQEVTLCGWVQRRRDLGGVIFIDFRDRSGLVQIVMNPEYNQEAHRIGDRVRNEYVLKVKGNIVERSAETVNPKISTGEIEVHISDVEILNEAKNPPFQIEDQVEVDENIRLKYRYLDLRRPAMQQSIILRHKVSKAFRDFLDENDFLEIETPMLTKSTPEGARDYLVPSRVHPGEFFALPQSPQLFKQLLMVSGYERYFQIVRCFRDEDLRADRQPEFTQVDIETSFLTMEELLPLMEKMVAQVCEQSIGLKVEAPFQRLTYREAIDRYGSDKPDLRFGMELTDVSDIAAACGFKVFSGAVERGGQVKGINVKGCGHFSRKDVDDLMGFAARYGAKGLAWIAYQDGEIRGPIARFFTKEEMAQFKERFAVSEGDLLLFVADTAKVVADTLGALRTKFGKELGLIDSSVFKFAWVVDFPLVEYDEDQKRYVALHHPFTMPVEEDLELFDTDPGQIRAQAYDLVLNGFEVGGGSMRIYKRDIQEKMFKALGFSQEEATDKFGFLLDAFEYGTPPHGGIALGLDRFVMLLAGRSNLREVIAFPKTASAADPMTDAPGEVDEKQLDELSISLQLPEEVTK, via the coding sequence ATGGCTTATTACCGTACGCATCAATGCGGCAAACTGAGTAAGACAGAGATTGGGCAAGAGGTAACACTATGCGGATGGGTTCAACGTCGTCGGGATTTAGGCGGTGTCATCTTTATCGATTTCCGTGATCGCAGCGGACTAGTTCAAATTGTGATGAACCCTGAATACAATCAGGAAGCTCATCGGATCGGTGATCGGGTCCGTAATGAGTATGTTTTAAAAGTGAAAGGAAATATCGTAGAAAGATCTGCGGAAACAGTGAATCCAAAGATTAGCACGGGTGAAATTGAAGTGCATATTTCTGATGTGGAAATATTGAACGAAGCGAAAAACCCGCCGTTTCAAATAGAGGATCAAGTGGAAGTCGATGAGAACATTCGACTAAAGTATCGCTACTTAGACTTGCGCCGTCCAGCGATGCAACAATCGATTATATTGCGTCATAAAGTGAGTAAAGCGTTTCGCGATTTTTTAGATGAAAATGATTTTCTTGAGATTGAAACGCCCATGTTAACGAAAAGCACGCCAGAGGGAGCGCGCGATTATTTAGTGCCAAGCCGAGTTCATCCCGGTGAATTCTTTGCCTTGCCACAGTCCCCGCAATTGTTCAAGCAATTGTTAATGGTGTCTGGATATGAACGCTATTTCCAAATTGTTCGCTGTTTTCGGGATGAGGACTTAAGGGCGGATCGTCAACCTGAATTCACGCAAGTTGATATTGAAACATCCTTCTTAACGATGGAGGAGTTACTGCCGTTGATGGAAAAAATGGTTGCTCAAGTTTGTGAACAGTCGATCGGATTGAAAGTAGAGGCGCCTTTCCAGCGCTTAACGTATCGTGAAGCCATTGATCGATATGGTTCGGACAAGCCTGATTTACGATTTGGCATGGAGTTGACAGATGTGTCCGATATTGCGGCTGCATGTGGATTTAAAGTATTTAGCGGCGCAGTGGAACGCGGTGGGCAAGTGAAAGGAATTAACGTAAAGGGGTGCGGTCATTTTTCCCGTAAAGATGTCGATGATTTGATGGGATTCGCCGCTCGATACGGGGCAAAAGGTCTTGCATGGATCGCTTATCAGGATGGTGAAATAAGAGGACCGATCGCGCGATTCTTTACAAAGGAAGAGATGGCTCAGTTTAAAGAGCGGTTTGCTGTAAGTGAAGGGGATTTGTTGTTGTTTGTTGCTGATACTGCGAAAGTCGTTGCCGATACGTTGGGGGCGCTTCGTACGAAATTTGGTAAGGAGTTAGGATTGATCGACTCTTCCGTGTTTAAGTTTGCCTGGGTTGTAGATTTCCCGCTCGTAGAATACGACGAAGACCAGAAACGGTATGTTGCTTTACATCATCCGTTTACAATGCCCGTCGAAGAGGACCTTGAATTGTTTGATACTGACCCAGGTCAAATTAGAGCCCAAGCCTATGATCTTGTGTTAAATGGTTTTGAGGTGGGCGGCGGCAGTATGCGTATTTATAAGCGCGATATTCAAGAGAAGATGTTTAAAGCGCTTGGGTTTAGCCAAGAAGAGGCCACGGATAAATTCGGCTTCCTGTTAGATGCTTTTGAGTATGGCACGCCGCCGCATGGGGGGATCGCCCTAGGATTGGATCGCTTTGTAATGTTATTGGCTGGTCGCTCGAACTTACGCGAGGTGATCGCTTTCCCGAAAACAGCAAGCGCGGCCGATCCAATGACAGACGCTCCTGGAGAGGTAGACGAGAAGCAATTGGATGAATTAAGCATCTCCCTACAATTACCAGAAGAAGTAACAAAATAG
- a CDS encoding tRNA threonylcarbamoyladenosine dehydratase, producing MLHQFSRAELAVGVEGIEVLKNSTVAVLGVGGVGSFTAEALARSGVGRIILLDKDVVDITNINRQIHALLDTVGQEKTELMKERIAKINPHCEAIVLNMFYNEQTFEQLFSAVEQIDYIVDAMDTISSKIHLVKEAKARGIKIISSMGAANKTDPTRFEVTDLFKTSYDPIAKVMRRELRKSGINKGVKVVFSTEIPVKQKVDVLQQVAPNQETPIRKAKMPPSSNAFVPSVAGLIMAGVVINDLLEEANIKIERVNE from the coding sequence ATGCTGCATCAGTTTTCGCGCGCGGAGCTCGCTGTTGGAGTAGAGGGAATTGAAGTGTTGAAGAACAGTACGGTTGCTGTGTTAGGCGTCGGCGGCGTTGGTTCTTTCACAGCTGAAGCTCTTGCTCGTTCAGGCGTAGGTCGGATCATTCTATTAGATAAAGATGTTGTTGACATCACGAATATAAACCGCCAAATCCATGCCTTGTTGGACACGGTCGGTCAAGAAAAAACAGAATTGATGAAGGAAAGGATCGCCAAGATTAACCCGCATTGTGAAGCGATCGTTTTAAACATGTTTTACAATGAACAAACATTTGAGCAGTTGTTTTCCGCTGTTGAACAGATCGATTATATTGTAGATGCAATGGATACAATATCGAGCAAAATTCATCTTGTAAAAGAAGCAAAAGCAAGGGGAATTAAGATTATTTCCAGTATGGGGGCGGCGAATAAGACGGATCCGACACGTTTCGAAGTAACGGACCTGTTTAAAACGTCGTACGATCCGATTGCTAAAGTGATGCGCAGAGAATTACGAAAAAGCGGGATTAATAAAGGGGTTAAGGTTGTTTTTTCAACAGAAATTCCTGTTAAACAAAAAGTGGATGTGCTGCAGCAGGTCGCTCCGAATCAAGAGACGCCGATTCGAAAAGCTAAAATGCCGCCATCGAGTAATGCTTTCGTCCCATCCGTTGCTGGGTTAATTATGGCTGGCGTTGTCATTAACGATCTATTGGAAGAAGCAAACATTAAAATTGAACGAGTAAATGAATAA
- a CDS encoding replication-associated recombination protein A: protein MDLFSFEYDNNNQGEQRLQPLAARMRPKTIDQFVGQEQIVGKGKLLRRAIEADQISSLIFYGPPGTGKTTLAKVIAGATQTFFTELNAVTAGVADIRKVIEQAKETYLMSRRRTILFIDEIHRFNKAQQDALLPYVEEGTIILIGATTENPYFEVNAALLSRSQVFQLELLSNEHLAIILDATLNDVQDGYGELKIKISEEAREHLLQYSSGDARRLLNALELAVTTTVPNAEQVIEIDLQVAMESIQRRAVRYDKSGDAHYDTVSAFIKSIRGSDPDAALFWLAQMIEAGEDPLFIARRVVIAASEDIGNADPMALSIAVSAFQALQFLGMPEGRIPLAQAVTYCASAPKSNASYKGINEAMSWVKNNGQQPVPNHLKDAHYKGAAKLGRGQGYLYPHHFPENVVEQQYLPDGVSEQFYRPTENGHEQKISMYLKRVDTGKKGL, encoded by the coding sequence ATGGACTTATTTTCGTTCGAATATGACAATAATAATCAAGGAGAGCAACGTTTACAGCCGCTTGCCGCGCGTATGAGACCGAAGACGATTGATCAATTTGTTGGACAAGAACAGATTGTTGGAAAAGGCAAGCTGTTGCGTCGGGCGATTGAGGCTGATCAAATCTCCTCACTAATTTTTTATGGGCCGCCTGGCACGGGTAAAACTACATTGGCAAAAGTGATTGCTGGCGCAACGCAAACTTTTTTTACTGAGCTAAATGCCGTGACGGCAGGTGTCGCAGATATTCGCAAGGTGATTGAACAAGCAAAAGAAACTTATCTAATGAGCCGACGCAGGACGATCTTGTTTATCGATGAGATTCATCGTTTTAATAAAGCGCAGCAGGATGCCTTGCTTCCCTATGTTGAAGAAGGTACGATTATTTTAATAGGAGCAACGACGGAAAATCCTTATTTTGAAGTCAATGCGGCTCTGTTGTCGCGCTCGCAAGTTTTTCAGTTGGAGCTGCTTTCGAATGAACATTTAGCGATTATCTTGGACGCTACCTTAAACGATGTTCAAGATGGTTATGGAGAATTAAAAATTAAGATCAGTGAGGAAGCGCGAGAACATTTGTTACAATACTCATCTGGCGATGCTCGGCGTTTGTTGAATGCTTTGGAACTAGCGGTAACGACGACTGTCCCGAATGCGGAACAAGTGATTGAAATTGATTTGCAAGTAGCGATGGAATCCATTCAACGGCGCGCCGTTCGTTATGATAAATCAGGTGACGCCCATTATGACACAGTTTCCGCTTTCATTAAATCGATTCGGGGTTCAGACCCAGATGCCGCGTTGTTTTGGCTGGCTCAAATGATTGAGGCTGGCGAGGATCCCTTATTTATTGCCCGTCGCGTTGTCATCGCCGCATCAGAAGACATTGGCAATGCGGATCCGATGGCGTTGTCGATTGCTGTTTCCGCTTTTCAAGCCTTGCAATTTTTGGGTATGCCTGAAGGAAGAATCCCGCTTGCCCAGGCGGTAACCTATTGCGCTTCGGCCCCGAAAAGTAACGCATCGTATAAAGGGATCAATGAGGCGATGAGTTGGGTGAAGAATAACGGACAACAGCCTGTTCCAAATCATTTAAAGGACGCTCATTATAAAGGAGCAGCTAAGCTAGGGCGCGGACAAGGTTATTTATATCCGCATCATTTCCCGGAAAATGTCGTGGAACAGCAATATCTGCCTGATGGCGTTTCAGAACAGTTTTATCGTCCGACGGAAAATGGCCATGAGCAGAAGATTTCCATGTACCTTAAGCGTGTAGATACAGGAAAAAAAGGGTTATAG